A segment of the Corylus avellana chromosome ca2, CavTom2PMs-1.0 genome:
GGTCTTTGCATCCATAGAGAAATAAGCATTAGCGCAAGTCTCATAGACTCTGTGACAAAAGGAGCTGCATATCAGTGGAGGTCCAGGCTGAACACCTACACGTGGATCACAGATTGAACATTCCAATAGTTCCCATAAGTGCAAGCATTCTTGGCTGGCTTCTCCTGTTGAAGCCAGACGTCTAACAGATAGCAATGCAGGATGTGTCTGGGCTACATCGCAGCAAGTCTTTCTGCGGAACACCCTACAGAGGGTCAAATCTTTGGTTCCTTTGCTTACCTTTTTTGGAGGTTTTCCTTCAGATGAGAAAGGTGGAAAGCGACCACCTTGGGAGACACACACTCCATCAGGTTTACCTACATTAAAACagatttaatgaaatttcaacACTTTAATTACATGTAGGAACTTTCAGTATCAAAAgcctcaatttcttcttcttcctttttttcttgtacAAAAACTATGAGAAAACTTCAACTTGAGAATGACAAAAGCTAGTATGTCTTACAGAAGCTGACTCAAAATCATTTAAGATGCATTCACCAAAAGTATTAGGTCAGGACCTCATTTCACTAGGGTGATTAGTTCAAGACTTCAGgggaatgaaaatttttaactCATAAAGACGACTTCCATTGAgcaataacaaataaaattaagggaGATTAGTTCAGGGCCCCCTTGTGttttttacaattttgaatttaaggcttcagtttttaatttgataGATTCAAGACCTGACTTTGGCCTATTCTAAATTTGAGATCTCCACCAACCTTTTCCGTCAAATAGATAACAAAAATgactgaaaataaaattatatcctcaaataaatttttttttcttgaccaaaaaagaaaagaaaatataagtaGGATTGCAGCCTTCTGAGGTGGTGGCTCACGACCACTACCACCCCTCCGAGGTGGTAGCTCATGACCACTACAACCCCCCCAAGGTGGTGCCTGGTTGCCACACcgtgttctctttttcttttcttttcttttttctctttttatctgAGGACATAATGTATTTTCAGTcatttctattatatatttgaCAGAAAGGCTGACAAAAGTCTCGAATTTAGAAGGGGTCcaaactcaaattttgaatctatcaatttttttctattatgaatagtaattttgttgcaaaaaaagaaaatagctctcgtacacgaaaagtatacaaaagagccgAACACCCTATGGGCTTCTAatctatcaaattgaaaattgggaTCTTAAATCAAAATGACCAAAAACACAGGAAGGTCCTGACCTGATTTCTCTAAAATTAAATCCAAAGTTTTGTCCCAGCGGCACTCAGATCCCatgcttatttaaaaatacaaaataataaaattacaccCCCACCTACAGAATACAACATACATTAGAGCATCTACAGAGACGAAAGGTCAAGGCCACTTTAATTGCTGCTCATTTAGGAGATAGCTATAATTTATCAAACTAAAAGGGCAGCCCAACAAACATTTGTACAGCATAAACGAAAGAAGATTGAAGTTTCATAAAGCAAGATATGGCAAATCCACAAAGAAAAACTGTACATCAGTACATGAACAGTAACAAACACACTTTTTTTTAGCAGTCACTACAGAAAACAAGTTTACGGTAGCTAAACCTGTCTAAATTTCTATACCTAATCACTGCATGGATATATTTCCTAAACTTGTCTAAAGTTTGTGGCagcttaataaaataaatccagaaaaaaaaaatgcaacctTACAACATTAACCGCAGTACTGCAACCAACATTAAAGCATCATTTTTTGCAACATGCATCCagaactttaaaaaaaaaacacacacacaccagCAAACTTCATAGGGACTGCAGAAAACAATTTAAACATGCAAATAACTTTATGATTTTAGAAAATTGCTTGTTTTCAGGTTCAAAGGAAGTAATAAGATCTCCTATGATGGATTTTCTACAGGCTTTTCTCCCAACTAAAGAGCAATGTCTGCAGGATTGTCATCTAATATATGAGCAACGATGTTTACTATGAAAATCCAATGCATAAAAAGATTTTCCATCGCATTTCTGTTGTTTATTTCCCAACCAACAGTTTTTGTGCGCCACAACTATGACTCTTAAGTTCTTGATAAATTAGTACCCAATAGAAACAAACCTCACCTAAAGTGATCCCAATAACACAATTACTGACCTCAGCCGAGGTAAGGTTTTCATTGGTCACAGACCAATACAACATAAAGCATAGTGCATCAGcaaattcttttcttctcttcctcctAAGTTCTCTAAGAGCAATATGTGAACAAATTCCAAACTATGCACTACAATTCTAAAGTAAACATACTTGATTTTCAACACCTATTAAAGAGTTAACCGAATGCTTTaacccataaaataaataaaataaaaaccttagtcaaataaaaaaacacatatttgtTGCCAATGAGATTGGTACACCTATAACAGCAAATTTTGATACCCAAATGGTTATAAGAGAAAAACGTCTCATTGGGAGGCACTAAATCGCAAATCTGGAAAAAGATAAAACCTTGACAGAGAAATAGGAGCTTACCAAAGGAAAAGACGAGGAGAAGATTGAAAAAGATCAGAGAAATCAGAAACCCACAATCCATTTTCTTCGTTCTGTCCCTCTCGGACTGAGTTGAGGGACTTTGTTATTCCAGGGCAGTGGTTGACAAACCTGGCTGACTATGGCGCAAAAGGAATTCCCAAACACACAGTTAGGTTCCTGTTTTGATGGCCCGATTACCCAGAATATCCATAAACCCGATATAGGCCCGCCTGTGAGTTGCGTTGGATGGGCCAATTGGCCCATGAGCTTCTCTCAAATtttaatagttttctttttcaataaaaacaaGAGGCTATGTTATGAAAtatgaatcaatttttttggaatgaagattattttttttatatctatgcgataattaaatttaaaataattttaattataattaatttatgtaaaaagtaaaaaatgaaaatatatcgTACCTTTTGCTATATGGATTTTATATTCTAGTTGGCTAAAATGCGACCATATCCTCTTCCCATATCacgggaaatgctaggtgtttttctaatatttttttagtgttctcttaattgtgacgtggcttttaaaattaccaatagattaaaagtcaataatgataatctcaaattcaacgataattttaaaagtcacatcacaattaGAAGGACACCAGAagaacattagaagaacacctagcatttcccccCATATCACATACAtacaaaaaaatcttttacCTCAACcccataaaatgaaaaaaaaaaaaaaaaggttgacaAAGTCACTTGCAAAGTAATGACCGCCtaattttgtaagaaaaatgttaaatttacgaCTCTTTTACAATGTTCTAATACGTGTAAaatgttaaatgttttttagtGGCTGTCGGGACTCCACTAAATCAAGAAAGTGTCACAAGAGGGACTAATAGATTTATATTGGTGGAGTTGGGCATTAATGATGGCTCCAATTGGTGGCACTTTACAAACAATTTGTGTGGTTGAAATCCAACCAATAATACTCCAAAGATGGGAAGGTTTCCTTTTTTTCATGATGTGATTATTTATTGGTCAGAAATATTATATAAGACATTTATGGCCCAACAATTCTTAGTGGTTGCATTTTGCAAATTTAATGCCATTGGCCATTGCATAGCTCCAAGGGTGCCATTCAAGTATAGTGACTACTGATTGAATGTGTGTTCTTATGAGGATCCCACTAAATCAATTGAGCACATGGTAATGGGAGATGGGATCCATGTGTGTAGGTGTACTACTGCCTTCCAATTAAGATGATTAAAGCAAGTTGGCCcatttatatttaataaatgttagatattataattttatttaacattttatGTAATAAGCTTAACATGGTACTCTCagttaatcattattaaatttttaaaaaaaatcattatttgatttcaatattattagacaattataagataataatataatatcgAGCATTACTCTTTCTTTAAATTGCTTTTTTCGATTTAgcttattaaattaatatttgtctttAGAATGTGATAGACATATGTTCTTAGaccatataattttttgttttcttatacaTTAATCTTCATCCATGTGAGGAAATTCcataatttcttcattttcaatctctcttttttttctttttccattttttttttctttctttctttctttctttcttattgaAAGAGGGAAAAGGGTTACGAGGGAGGATCATTTCCATTTCTGATCCGAATGAAAAAGAGAATAAGGGACCTcgtgggaatgcttccaaaaacataatttcttcattttcaatGTCAATGGTGGTATAATTAGGTTGGTGGCCCAAACacaccttcttcttttttttttttcctttttggagagaaaaaagagaacaaccAATGATAACCGATGAGAAGGGTTACCATGAGGTGATAATCAAGGGGACGAAAACTcaacaaaaatttatataatatctgtgggataaagtttttctttaaactaggttggaagaatttccttcaatctagtctataaaagttACATGTATttcttgaacatgtgagatgcacattttttttaatagtaaggacaaagttggaatacattttattaaaaactcatgcgcatttcacatattattaaaaaaatggacacatatcacttttatggactaggttgaaggaaattcctccaacccagtttggagaaaaactttatctATATTTGCGCACCATAATTTATATTTCGATCTTTTTAACCagtatttatatttgttaagttatttccctttcttttctttttttttttaatttttaaaattagtttcatcaAAATAGGacttcaacaatttgttttaTGATTAGAAATTAATTGATGAAAAGAAGACACAAGCGATGACGTGGGCCCGTTACATGATTATCATAAAACTAGATCAATCAATTTAAATGTACTGATTTgtatataaaatacaaatatattataCAAAAGTACTCCATAATGTTTCAGTATCCATATTTATCATAAACTATTCATAAACTCCTAGTAACCCCAGCTTAAAACATTGACAACTCTAATTGATTGCAAGATTAGACAGATCCACAATTAAATTATATGGCCAACATGCACCATGTCAAGTCCATCACACGATTAAGACaccatattaaattttttttttttttgtgacacgATATTTAATTGAAGCGGCATGCTAtgccccctaaaaaaaaaaatggaaaagggatataagcattaaaaaataaaaaatgggaaGGATTTTCCAATAACATacccaaattaaaaatacaatataaaattccaactaaataacaagaaatgagccaaaaaaaatgGCCCGAACGTTTGTATCTTGAACAAAAGCCAATAAATGAGCCATTAAAAGCGATGACCAAAACAAAAAGGACATCGAAAGAGATACAAACCtcaaaaaattcttcaattcttttgaaaaataatacgAAATACTTACTTTTAAATATTTCTCAACCACAATTAAGGATGGTAGTTCAATGGTCTCAAGGGAATCCCCATGAGATTGAACATGCATTAGGGCCTGGGTTCGACTTCCACAATAGAAATCCCTTAGACTATTAGTGTTAGCCACTTTGAGTCCTATTAATGCCCTGATGGGCAGGTGTTAAGCTATGACTCAGTCGGTTTTGAGGGAGCGCCTGCTGTTCTCACCGTCTAGGACCCTTCTGAGTGGTGTCCCGTGGGTTGATGCTACTATAGTCACGCTCAAGTAGAATAGCTACAATTAGCCTCCCCCTTCAacctttttatttaataaaataaaaaataaaaaaataaaaatctctaaACCCTTATGAAACCCTGGCCTCCTTGAACAACAAGCTCGAGTAATTGCTATGCCCTAGTTGCTGTCCCGAGCAATCAGATTCTGGTGCCTTAATGGGCCCAACAATTACCCATTACAGAATAAATGGGCCTACCAATTATGTAATGATTGATCGGTCTTGATTAACAATTGTATTTACCTTAAGATGAGAATAAGCTTTTTGTCCCACAGGGTTGGTTGTCTACTGTCACGTGAGTATATCTGCATTGTTAACCAATGTTTGAATCTTCAAAATTACTTGGTGCTTGCGTAGGGAACAATTCAAAGCTAATTTGTTAGCTTGCTAAGTTCTAATAATTGAAGTCGcagattttatattattttcatttgctTATGTATGTTACTTATCTCAAGTGATATAAGAGTTGCCATTATCCCGATTAGATGGCCAACTATCGAAGAGTAGCAACTTTACTAACGACATTAATCGAGAGGGAGAGCGTCTTTTGAGAGCCAAATTTTTCGAGTTTCAATGTGCGACCTTGCAAGCACAAGGCGTTCCACAAACTCCAAGACACAATTGTTAGATTGACAGGAACACATTCAAATTCGTGGTGATGACAGGGTTAGTGACAACAATAAGATTCATAATTGACCTCTTTATAATTGTAAgtctaaacctataaataggtATCAAAACTACGAAGAAAATTTAAGTGACAGAAAAGATGACGATATTGTTAAGTTGGCCGTAAAACCGGAGCCATAGTTAGCTAAACAATTGATGGAGACATAACATCCTAGTTGTAGACCTTCCACAGTCGACTCCACAACAATTGCAAACTACCAACCGAATTCAAGAAGTTTTTAGTAGGGATTAGGatctcctataatttttttaaaattttagattatcAAATTATGCAATTTTAGCTAATTTTATGCATctaaacacttgaaaaatgccatctattaaaaatatggtatgttacaattaaaaattaagtatattttcattaaattctTGTTCTTTATGTTGTAAGAAACGCCTctataaaagtgaaaagaaagcattttaaaatgaaaattctttttggtcaTCTCAATTAACAGTACCACATTTTTCATATGTATCATTTTTCCAGCGTTTCGATGCTTAAAAGGGcataaattacgtaatttgatAATCTAAAATCTTACAAAAATGGTAAGAAATCCCCATCCATATTTAAATGGACCCTAACAATTAGTTTCTTTCCTCTCGAAGCCTTGTATGATTGTGTGGTAAAGGGGGTTGAATAataatcagttttttttttttgaaaattagtaAATGTCAAGCTTCTTGCTTTTTCAAAGCTCTAATTTGAGCTTgttgagttttaaaaattgaagaCAGATCTTCTGTTCTTTCATTCACTTCTGCCACGTCAGTTAACCATATGTTAATCTTACAcacaataaaaacataaaatcatGACAAGTAATGTGACAATCATGTTAATAGACAATTAAAATGTTACATATATAATGACCAGAACCATTTTATgataaatgaataaaacaatCATGCATTAgtatattcatccaaaaaaaaaaaaacaagaatctTGGCCATTAGACATCAACCGACATTCCTTCACAATATCGAATGATACCCCCAACATTTTGATAGGCACATTTTAACCGACGAATAAAAGTACCTACTTTACAGAATCTTGAGCCATTATCGGATCGGAGATCAgccaacatatataaatataatctCATTATTGATTCCCACCCACTGCCCTCCCATTTTGATGGCCACATTCCAACACAGCTGCATTGTTCCAACTttagcaaacaaatatatatCCATCCTAGGATCTAAATTTTCAACATGTTGTTCCACCCACAAACAGATGAGAGACACACACAGGTTTTTTCGATGAACAATGAACAATATGCTATTTAGTCATTTGTCACACTGCTATCTGATGCGACAGTCACAGTCGAATAGCAGTCTAAATAAACTGAGAAAAGCCTCATTGATCTACGTTTAGCAAACAAAATCCATGCAAGAATCAACGCCATTAACATGCTGCTCCGACAAACATccgacacagagagagagagagagatctttcttattccaacaaaacaaacactCTTAACACACAACAAACCACAGACGACACAACAGAAAGTAGTGTATATACAGACAGCGTAGTACATGCATTACCACCACCTCTACACGATCGATCACGTCGATGATCTTACAAGCTAGGTTCGCTACATAGCATTATCTACAAAGCTACATAAACAAACCATACAGCAGCCGCATACCCACCTACCTAAATACACATATAACAACATCATGCATACACCCCACATACAAAAGTCCCAACAGCTAGCTTTTTTCAGCTTACATCGTACGTACGAGAAAAACAGGCTCACAGCTCACACGTCGTAAGAAGAAGGAGTGCTCCTTGGTCCAACCGGGCTCGCCTTCTCGTACGCGTCCGAGGTTGACCTTCTTCTGAATCGAAACGACTCTGATCTACCTCCTTCAAACAACAATCACCAACATGATTAACCCaactaaattataattataatgcTATTAAGATTTAAGACTCCTTCCAAGAAGGGCAACATGAATTATTTATGTTGGCGATATTTTCACCTGCACCTAACCCTAGACCCATATGATAATACCCATGATGCATTATTGTACGTTGATAAGGACGCGCATGTCATTTCCCCCACAAACACCTACATAACTGCTCCCACCTAATATTGCATTTATCATTTATATCATTTTCCGCGAAAAAGTGGGCACCACCGTTAAATGACAAAAAACACCCTCGTGGAGACTTCTAGAGGACGCTCCATCCACTTTCTCCGGAGAATAAAAAAGTACCCCCGAGAGTTCAGGGGCATTATCCGTCTTTTCGGATGGAAAAATGAAATACTATCTATCAAGTACTATTATCGCTTACCAGATAAAGGGGACACCGGAGGTGTAGATCCCGCGGGCGACGCCGGAGGAGACCCGTTTTGGTACCCAGGTGGCTTTATTATCATGATGCTGCGCGTGACTCTCTTCGCCTCCTCCGAAGGATCTTCACCGTACGATCTCGCGTTCCCGCCATCAGATTCTGATCAAcaccaatcaaaagaaatccCCCGTCAGATAATAGAAAAAGGCCCAACAAATCTCCGCCGTCGGATTAAAGCaaaattcactttatttgtTGCTCCTCCTTTCACCTCGGAGTATTAACACGAACTACGTTGTGACATGCGCTAAAGTGCGCTAGGGGCTCATGATCCCCAAAGATACGCTTAtagaaaatcagagagaaattcaaaatataataattcattaaaaaagttCAAGTTTTAGCCGTCAGATTATGATAAATTGAGCACAGAAAGATCTGAGCCATCCGATTGGAATAATTTCGTTTCCACAACTTTGTTTTAGTTCGTTAATTGGAACATAATGTTTATAGCGTCCGGTAAAGTACGCTTCCGGCTTAAGATAGCAAAACGCTGCGTACCCTTGGCGGAGTTCGATCTGAAGGAGAAGGTCGAATGCTTCCGGAGCTTTCCGAGGCCGTTATCCGGCCGCGGTCCCGCGAGGGTGTCGTCCCACAGCTGGTCAAGTAGGCCCATGGTGCACGCTAGCCAAGATGGCGCACGTTAGCTGAAAGAGCAGGCGTACCTATATGAGACCCCGATAGTCGGAATAGAGGAAGAAGCGTTGAGTGGGGAGCATATTTAACGACGAAATGGGGCGTTAAAGGTCGAGCAAGTCTGAGGATCAGAGGACGATCTGGGCCGtggatctagatcaatttgaAAGTGATGACGTGGCAAGTGGATCGAGTAGCACGTATTAGAGATAAGATCGAATTGACAGGGGTGGGCCCCGAGGGCTCGTAGACTTTTATAGGAATTAGGAGGACAGGTGGCACGTGGCTTTCGAAGCGATGTGAGAGGGCATGTCACGTGATGGGTGGGTCAGTTTAATTTCATAGTCGAGAATGCCACTGACTTTTTTGGAATGAGACGCGAATGGCCTTAAAGTTGCGTGGAATTGCAAAGAGTTACCAGTCTAGATTCTACTTCCTATATGATAGCCGCCGTACGATATGTTCAATTTGTTGTCGCGGACTCGCGATAAACAGATCGGATGTGTCACCTTTTCTTATAGGCTTATAGCATTACCAATTTATcacacagttttttttttttttttgggtattatcaaaaacaaggaaatccaaaaaggaccaaaataaataatGGTGGGGTTCCTACACTTAACCCTAGCTGAATCCATAAAGTGATTAGAAAATGGGTCTAAACATGGGCTTGATCCATAACGATTTTGGATTAACAAAACTAGTGGTTTGGTAGCAATAAGGTTTTGATTGATCTGAACCGAATATTGAAGGTTtaaactcaatatatatatatatattttcgacCATGAGTTAAGGCCGTGAAGCTCAAACTTGTTCACAACATACCCAATTGACTTCCTCattctatataaaataaatgttgtgattgtttattttttattttttatttttaaattcatactCATTATTAGTGATGTAATTATTGATacgattttttatttgaataattagataaattaactCAAATCTTAAACGAAtcttgagtatatatatataaagactcACAATTACAACAATTCAAgttatatctatatattatgaagagaattattatttttttatctttttaaatacttaacatgttctcattacaaagaaaaataatattataaaaataataaaaaacgaAATAGTCCGAGCCCAAGCCTATTTGTTAGCGACTTTGTTAATTAACAGCCATAGGTAGCAGTATACGATGGATATGAATTTAATCAGAGTCCACCAAACAAGCAATAGTGACAAACTTGACCATCACTGTAATCAAAAGCACACACAATGGCCTCATTAGATTAGAGTTTACAATTTTCGAATCAATCTTGAAGTACTTTTTTCCCCTAAAGGTGCTAATAAAATATCTCAATGTCGACGGGAGATAAAATTTAACCTTTATTGGATTAAGGATTTTATAATCAAAGCGAGTTACTATTATCATGTAACCATCAAAATAGTAAAAATCTATTTTAAGGCTAATATTGGAAGACCAGGATTGATCCTATACAAGGAGAGTATGAGACTACCTTATTGCACTGCAATAGATAACCTTATTAATAGGCTGCTTGGATTCCCACTTGCTCAAGTGTTCGGACAATCCAAACAGGTACCTAAACAATCTCTCAGATGAAGTTATCATATTGCAGATTGCAGAGAATCTAAATTTAAGTTGAAAAGATATTAGTTCACTGCTACTCAAACAGTCTTATATGCCAAGTAAAGGTCGCTCTCCAAATCCcaaaaatgaagtaattttCACTCTGATTGGCTCTTATCCACCTAAAGAACCACTTGATGTGAAATTACCAACTCTTCTCGACATTATTATGAGTAGTGTATCATCGGGGTCCTCCTTTGTCTCCTTCCTTAAGATTTGGGTCgagattcttttgtttgatGTACGAGTCTACCTAATCACCTTttacttaaatatttttttagttattttttcagataaactagaagaaaaaaccCAATCCATATAAACGAATCTgaataggagagagaaagaaccACAAGCAAGACTATTCAAATAAAGCACACCTTGATTAACACGGGAAGCTAACTTTATTTGAACTCGAGCATCAGGGAAGTGTAATTGTCCACGACCACTTATTTGGTTGGAGGACACGATAGTCCTAGTCGTTTTCTTCTTCACTGAAGAATTTATCTAGTCAGCAAGCTGTAATAAGTTCATCACCATACTCTTCACCTTTTCACTCTCACAGAATTCCAAGAGGTAAAATAAGTCCCTCATTGTTCATCAATGAAAGGTACTAACGGGCAAAAAAAATGGCCCATGTTTATTTTGTGGGGTCATATTCAACAGTGACCTaaggctaataattttttacacaacaTGTCAATCCTatacaaaattaacatattagaGTTGAGGTTTGACTCATTT
Coding sequences within it:
- the LOC132171828 gene encoding dormancy-associated protein homolog 3, which encodes MGLLDQLWDDTLAGPRPDNGLGKLRKHSTFSFRSNSAKESDGGNARSYGEDPSEEAKRVTRSIMIIKPPGYQNGSPPASPAGSTPPVSPLSGGRSESFRFRRRSTSDAYEKASPVGPRSTPSSYDV